In Oryza brachyantha chromosome 2, ObraRS2, whole genome shotgun sequence, a single window of DNA contains:
- the LOC102700031 gene encoding pectinesterase-like, protein MCLYIAPMHHLHTHQAKDMKTHGRRRVASVAWCNAIGMVLALATPVVFVTANNGDTPAKDNVAVVSRIAASAAAATAAPGVNVTAICMATPYPRACETALSSAAARGAAKDPFAASVQFAMTRAESARALARYLSSSSPRPRRVPPSGMDDCAELLDISLDQLRDALAGAGDAAGVTTWLSAALTNQGTCGDSLAAVPDRAARDAVRARVGALEQFIGTALALHAKLKNGSAILPPPSSPAPAPAPPNLSSFPSWVSKHDRHLLSSPPSTITPDAVVALDGSGTHTSISDAIAAVTAPVHPAATGGGRKVIYVKAGRYEESVSISSKQKNVMLLGDGKGKTVISGHKSVAGGYTTYASATVAAMGSGFIAKDLTIVNSAGPGKGQAVALRVGGDLSVVYRCGIEAYQDTLYVHSNRQFYAADDISGTVDFIFGNAAAVIQGCDIRARRPGPGQQDTVTAQGRSDPNQNTGISIHRCRIAAAPDLGGAPVYLGRPWRRYSRTVVMDTALDRSIAPAGWLEWSGQFGLATLYYGEYGNTGPGAVTRRRVTWGGVHSRMSTSDATRFTVANFIVGDAWLPGTGVAYTSGL, encoded by the exons ATGTGCTTGTACATTGCACCCATGCATCATCTACACACGCATCAAGCTAAGGACATGAAAACGCATGGCAGGAGGAGGGTGGCCTCCGTTGCATGGTGCAATGCCATTGGAATGGTGCTAGCTCTAGCGACGCCGGTGGTTTTTGTCACTGCCAACAATGGCGACACGCCGGCGAAGGACAATGTGGCCGTTGTCTCGAGGATTGCTgcctcggcggccgccgcgacggcggcgccgggcgtGAACGTCACGGCCATCTGCATGGCGACGCCGTACCCGCGCGCGTGCGAGACGGCgctctcgtcggcggcggcgcggggtgcAGCCAAGGACCCGTTCGCGGCGTCCGTACAGTTCGCCATGACCCGGGCCGAGTCGGCGCGCGCGCTGGCGCGTTAtctctcgtcgtcgtcgccgcgcccgcgacgCGTGCCGCCGAGTGGCATGGACGACTGCGCCGAGCTGCTCGACATCAGCCTCGACCAGCTCCGCGAcgctctcgccggcgccggggacgccgccggcgtgaCGACGTGGCTCAGCGCGGCGCTGACGAACCAGGGCACGTGCGGCGacagcctcgccgccgtgccggaccgcgcggcgcgcgacgccgtgcgcgcgcgcgtcggcGCGCTCGAGCAGTTCATCGGCACGGCGCTGGCTCTCCACGCCAAGCTCAAGAACGGGAGCGCGATCCTGCCACcaccctcctcgccggcgccggcgccggcgccgccaaaCCTTTCCTCCTTCCCATCCTGGGTCTCCAAACACGACCGCCACCTCCTGTCATCCCCGCCGAGCACCATCACGCCGGACGCCGTGGTAGCCCTGGACGGCAGCGGGACGCACACGAGCATCAGCGACGCGATCGCCGCCGTGACCGCGCCGGTGCACCCCGCGGCGACCGGAGGAGGTCGAAAGGTGATCTACGTGAAGGCCGGGCGGTACGAGGAGAGCGTGAGCATCTCGAGCAAGCAGAAGAACGTGATGCTCCTCGGCGACGGGAAGGGGAAGACGGTCATCTCCGGCCACAAgagcgtcgccggcggctacACCACCTACGCTTCCGCCACCGTCG CTGCAATGGGATCGGGCTTCATAGCCAAGGACCTGACGATCGTGAATAGCGCCGGGCCGGGGAAGGGCCAGGCGGTGGCGctgcgcgtcggcggcgacctcTCCGTCGTGTACCGGTGCGGCATCGAGGCGTACCAGGACACGCTCTACGTGCACTCCAACCGGCAGTTCTACGCCGCCGACGACATCTCCGGCACGGTGGACTTCATCTTCGgcaacgcggcggcggtgatccAGGGCTGCGACATCCGGGCCCGGCGGCCCGGCCCGGGCCAGCAGGACACGGTCACGGCCCAGGGCCGGTCCGACCCGAACCAGAACACCGGCATCTCCATCCACCGGTGCcggatcgccgccgcgccggacctcggcggcgcgccggtgtATCTGGGCCGTCCGTGGCGGAGGTACTCGCGGACGGTCGTGATGGATACGGCCCTGGACCGTTCGATCGCGCCGGCGGGGTGGCTCGAGTGGTCGGGCCAGTTCGGGCTCGCCACGCTCTACTACGGGGAGTACGGCAACACGGGGCCCGGCGCCGTGACACGTCGGCGGGTGA
- the LOC102714617 gene encoding transcription termination factor MTERF4, chloroplastic, which produces MFPLVRALRRLGPAAGDGRPLLLLLPLAPLSSKPAAPPPEYEMPSVTWGVIQGRKERLVSRVLALDFLRSAGVSDPAGELEAVELPSSLEVLQERLDFLLRLGLSTDDLSAYPLLLACSLRKNVIPVLSYLEKLGVTRARLAAFVRAYPACLHASVAVDLAPVVKSLRGLDVDRQDIPRVLDRYPDILGLKPDGTISTSVAYLVGIVGVAPRDIGPMVTHFPFFLGMRVGTTIKPLCDYITSLGLPMRILARILEKRPYILGYDLEETVKPNVEALLSFGIRKEMLPLVIAQYPPILGLPLKAKLAAQQYFFNLKLQIDPDGFASAIEKLPQLVSLHQNIILKPVEFLHGRAISNEDVARMVVRCPQILLLRIELMKNSLYFFKSEMKRPISELLEYPEYFTYSLESRIKPRYMRVASKGIRCSLDWFLNCSDQRFEERMRGDFIEGDAPGPSFTMGGKLQMPGSQLVSDDDNEESEDEVLYRRTVML; this is translated from the coding sequence ATGTTCCCGCTCGTCCGCGCGCTGCGGAGACTCGGCCCTGCCGCGGGCGATGGgcgtcccctcctcctcctcctccccctcgcgCCGCTCTCGTCGAAgcctgccgcgccgccgccggagtacGAGATGCCGTCGGTGACGTGGGGCGTGATCCAGGGGCGCAAGGAGCGGCTCGTCTCCCGCGTGCTCGCGCTCGACTTCCTCCGCTCCGCCGGCGTGTCCGACCCGGCGGGCGAGCTCGAGGCCGTCgagctcccctcctccctcgagGTGCTCCAGGAGCGGCTCgacttcctcctccgcctcggcctctcCACCGACGACCTCTCCGCCTacccgctcctcctcgcctgcTCCCTCCGCAAGAACGTCATCCCCGTCCTCTCCTACCTCGAGAAGCTCGGCgtcacgcgcgcgcgcctcgccgccttcGTCCGCGCCTACCCCGCGTGCCTTCacgcctccgtcgccgtcgacctcgCGCCCGTCGTCAAGTCCCTCCGCGGCCTCGACGTCGACCGCCAGGACATCCCCCGCGTCCTCGATCGATACCCTGATATCCTCGGCCTCAAGCCGGATGGCACCATCAGCACCTCCGTCGCGTACCTCGTCGGCATCGTTGGCGTGGCGCCGCGCGACATCGGCCCCATGGTGACGCACTTCCCTTTCTTCCTCGGCATGCGCGTCGGCACTACCATCAAGCCTTTGTGCGACTACATCACTTCTCTTGGGCTGCCAATGCGTATCCTCGCGAGGATTCTCGAGAAGCGGCCATACATTCTTGGCTATGATCTTGAGGAGACGGTCAAACCGAATGTGGAGGCATTGCTCAGCTTTGGCATTCGAAAGGAGATGTTGCCGCTGGTAATTGCACAGTATCCACCCATTCTTGGACTGCCACTGAAAGCGAAGTTGGCGGCCCAGCAGTACTTCTTCAACTTGAAGCTCCAAATTGATCCTGATGGGTTTGCCAGCGCTATTGAGAAATTGCCGCAACTTGTAAGTTTGCATCAGAATATCATACTGAAGCCAGTGGAGTTTCTCCATGGGCGAGCGATTAGTAATGAGGATGTTGCACGGATGGTGGTTCGGTGCCCTCAGATTTTGTTGCTTCGAATTGAGCTCATGAAGAACAGTCTTTACTTCTTCAAGAGCGAAATGAAGCGTCCAATAAGCGAACTGTTAGAATACCCGGAGTATTTTACTTACAGTTTGGAGTCAAGGATCAAGCCACGGTACATGAGAGTTGCATCTAAGGGGATTAGATGCAGCTTGGATTGGTTTCTGAACTGCAGTGATCAGAGGTTTGAGGAAAGGATGAGAGGGGATTTTATTGAGGGCGATGCACCAGGACCTTCCTTTACAATGGGTGGAAAGCTTCAGATGCCAGGCAGCCAGTTAGTATCAGATGATGATAACGAGGAAAGCGAAGATGAGGTGCTATATAGACGAACAGTCATGCTATAG